The proteins below are encoded in one region of Aquisphaera giovannonii:
- a CDS encoding enoyl-CoA hydratase, which produces MRECLVEESDGPVCRLTINRPERRNALSMDLLSRLEAAIARLREDATIRVVVIAGAGPVFSAGHDLAEMAGLSETELRGLFELCTRVMLGLRRMPQPVIARVHGLATAAGCQLAAACDLVVAAESASFATPGVKIGLFCTTPMIPLVRSIPAKAAMEMLMTASPISARRAFELGLANRVVADAELDAAVHSLCETMLALSPKVLAVGKRAFYELEGLDELTAYRKAVGVMVENASCEDARRGISAFLRKQPPRWCHQDNADPQ; this is translated from the coding sequence CGCAATGCGCTGTCGATGGATCTGCTGAGTCGACTGGAAGCCGCCATCGCGAGGCTGCGGGAGGACGCCACGATTCGCGTCGTGGTGATCGCGGGGGCGGGCCCGGTTTTCTCCGCGGGCCACGATCTCGCGGAGATGGCCGGCCTTTCGGAGACCGAGTTGCGCGGGCTCTTCGAGCTCTGCACCCGGGTGATGCTCGGCCTCCGGCGGATGCCCCAGCCCGTCATCGCGCGGGTCCATGGTCTCGCCACCGCGGCCGGATGCCAGCTCGCTGCGGCCTGTGATCTGGTCGTGGCGGCGGAGTCCGCGAGCTTCGCGACTCCGGGCGTGAAGATCGGGCTCTTCTGCACCACGCCCATGATCCCGCTCGTTCGATCCATCCCGGCCAAGGCGGCGATGGAAATGCTGATGACCGCCTCCCCCATCTCCGCGCGCCGAGCCTTCGAGCTCGGGCTCGCGAATCGGGTGGTGGCCGACGCCGAACTCGATGCCGCCGTCCATTCGCTCTGCGAGACGATGCTCGCGCTCAGCCCGAAAGTGCTCGCCGTCGGGAAACGGGCGTTCTACGAGCTGGAAGGCCTCGACGAGCTGACCGCATACCGGAAAGCGGTGGGCGTCATGGTCGAGAACGCATCGTGCGAGGACGCCCGGAGGGGCATCTCCGCGTTCCTCCGCAAGCAACCTCCCCGCTGGTGCCACCAGGACAACGCAGATCCCCAATGA
- a CDS encoding phosphate acyltransferase yields the protein MSGLPSFERLFGVADARGDAATLAVAGGDDPTVIEAMARARDRGWIRPILVGPEHRIRQVAADIGIDMAGMQIVHAEGGDVASSAVSLVRSGRARALMKGQIATASLMRAVLDASSGLRTGRVICQVALVEIPRDGRRFLLADTGITIRPDLEQKIGIATSAIDVSRALGVASPRVAIMAASESINPAMPETIDARDIAGRLNEGGEISCEAQGPLSFDLAYADDAGAQKQIGGSVVGKADAMIFPDLNSANLTVKAIMYTADCHFGGILMGCSCPVVFMSRADDVSTRMNSLALTLAVLDDPRRKTSN from the coding sequence ATGAGTGGTCTCCCGAGCTTCGAGAGGTTGTTCGGGGTCGCCGACGCCCGTGGCGACGCCGCGACGCTGGCCGTTGCGGGCGGCGACGATCCGACCGTCATCGAGGCGATGGCACGCGCCCGCGATCGCGGCTGGATCCGCCCGATACTGGTCGGCCCCGAGCATCGGATCCGTCAGGTCGCAGCGGACATCGGCATCGACATGGCCGGAATGCAGATCGTGCACGCCGAAGGCGGGGATGTGGCGTCGTCTGCCGTCTCCCTCGTCCGGTCGGGCCGAGCCCGGGCATTGATGAAGGGGCAGATCGCGACCGCTTCCCTCATGCGCGCCGTGCTCGACGCATCGTCGGGCCTGCGCACCGGACGGGTGATCTGCCAGGTCGCGCTCGTGGAGATCCCTCGCGACGGCCGGCGGTTCCTCCTCGCCGATACGGGCATCACGATCCGCCCCGACCTCGAGCAGAAGATCGGCATCGCCACGTCCGCCATCGACGTCTCGCGTGCGCTGGGAGTGGCCTCCCCGCGCGTCGCGATCATGGCGGCGAGCGAGTCCATCAACCCGGCCATGCCCGAGACGATCGACGCCCGGGATATCGCCGGCAGGCTCAACGAGGGCGGGGAAATCTCATGCGAGGCGCAGGGGCCGCTTTCCTTCGACCTCGCCTACGCCGACGATGCCGGGGCCCAGAAACAAATCGGCGGCTCGGTCGTGGGGAAGGCGGACGCCATGATTTTCCCCGACCTGAACTCCGCGAACCTGACCGTCAAGGCGATCATGTACACCGCCGATTGCCACTTCGGGGGCATCCTCATGGGCTGCTCCTGCCCCGTGGTCTTCATGTCCCGCGCGGACGACGTCTCCACCCGCATGAATTCCCTCGCGCTGACCCTCGCCGTCCTGGACGATCCGCGGCGGAAGACCTCCAATTGA
- a CDS encoding FAD-dependent oxidoreductase translates to MKLVIVGGVAGGASAAARARRLDERAEIVVFERGPDPSFANCGLPYYVGGEIRDRTKLLVTSPEVLKGRYNLDVRTDTEVVGIDRDARTVTARRLADGTTYVQPYDALILAPGAEPLRPSIPGIDLPGVFTLRNLPDVDRIKAAVDRGSRRATLVGAGFIGLELAENLVRRGVETTLVELQDQVLPPLDREMTTPLVEALGAKGVVVRLRESAEAIRAVAGGLAIDLRSGGTIEADLVVLGVGVRPENALAKAAGLEIGQRGGIRVDDRMRTSDPAIFAVGDAVEIRDFVSGAPAQVPLAGPANRQGRIAADNVFGRESRYRGTQGTAIVGFFGHAAAITGASEKALRREGRSYQKIYVHANQHASYYPGARPMTIKLLFEGPSGRILGAQVVGEDGVDNRVNVIATAIQAGMTVFDLEEVELAYAPQFGSAKDAINMAGFVASNVLRGDVRQVHVDELDEQRLLGAAIIDVRTPKEFAAGRIEGAVNIPLEQLRTRIGEVPRDRPVVVHCQVGMRGYMATRILRDAGLDSANLAGGYKTYRLYHPECKL, encoded by the coding sequence ATGAAGCTGGTGATAGTCGGCGGGGTGGCGGGGGGCGCCTCGGCGGCGGCTCGGGCGAGGAGGCTCGACGAGCGGGCGGAGATCGTGGTATTCGAACGCGGCCCTGACCCATCGTTCGCCAATTGCGGCCTGCCGTACTACGTGGGCGGGGAGATTCGGGACCGCACCAAGCTGCTGGTGACGAGCCCTGAGGTGCTGAAGGGCCGATACAACCTGGACGTGCGTACGGATACCGAGGTCGTCGGGATTGATCGCGACGCCCGGACGGTCACGGCGAGGCGGCTCGCGGACGGCACGACGTACGTGCAGCCGTATGATGCCCTGATCCTGGCCCCTGGCGCCGAGCCGCTCCGCCCGTCGATACCCGGGATCGACCTGCCGGGCGTCTTCACGCTGCGGAACTTGCCGGATGTGGACCGCATCAAGGCGGCCGTCGATCGGGGGAGTCGACGGGCCACGCTCGTGGGCGCCGGGTTCATCGGCCTGGAGCTCGCGGAGAACCTCGTGCGGCGCGGGGTCGAGACGACGCTCGTCGAGCTGCAGGATCAGGTCCTCCCGCCGCTAGACCGGGAGATGACGACCCCGCTGGTGGAGGCCCTCGGAGCCAAGGGGGTTGTAGTCCGGCTGCGGGAATCCGCGGAGGCGATCCGGGCCGTCGCCGGTGGCCTTGCGATCGACCTGAGGTCGGGCGGGACGATCGAGGCGGACCTCGTCGTCCTCGGCGTCGGTGTCCGCCCCGAGAACGCGCTCGCCAAGGCCGCCGGGCTCGAGATCGGCCAACGCGGCGGGATCCGGGTGGACGATCGGATGCGAACCTCGGACCCGGCGATCTTCGCCGTCGGGGACGCGGTGGAGATCCGCGACTTCGTTTCCGGGGCGCCCGCCCAGGTCCCCCTCGCGGGGCCGGCCAATCGCCAGGGCCGGATCGCGGCCGACAACGTGTTCGGCCGCGAGAGCCGCTATCGCGGGACGCAGGGCACGGCGATCGTCGGCTTCTTCGGGCATGCGGCGGCGATCACCGGTGCCAGCGAGAAGGCCCTCCGGCGCGAGGGTCGGTCCTATCAGAAAATCTATGTCCACGCCAATCAGCACGCGAGCTACTATCCGGGTGCGAGGCCGATGACCATCAAGCTGCTGTTCGAAGGGCCCTCGGGCAGGATCCTGGGGGCCCAGGTGGTCGGGGAGGATGGCGTGGATAATCGCGTCAATGTGATCGCGACGGCCATCCAGGCCGGGATGACGGTCTTCGACCTCGAGGAAGTCGAGCTCGCCTACGCACCCCAATTCGGGTCGGCCAAGGATGCCATCAACATGGCTGGCTTCGTGGCTTCGAACGTCCTGCGGGGTGACGTACGCCAGGTTCACGTCGACGAACTGGACGAGCAGCGGCTCCTCGGGGCCGCGATCATCGATGTCCGGACGCCGAAGGAGTTCGCCGCCGGCCGCATAGAGGGCGCAGTGAACATCCCGCTTGAGCAGCTTCGCACGCGAATCGGCGAGGTGCCGAGGGACCGTCCCGTCGTGGTCCATTGCCAGGTCGGGATGCGAGGGTACATGGCCACGCGCATCCTCCGCGACGCGGGCCTCGACTCGGCCAATCTCGCGGGCGGCTACAAGACCTACCGGTTGTACCATCCCGAGTGTAAGCTCTGA
- a CDS encoding alpha/beta hydrolase family protein, whose amino-acid sequence MITPAAASLLVLSLLADDHVGGRQEVPARPAMTATAAQLESHLTAQAGLLLRRRRDEVAAATTVEQVEARRERLRAFFLGSLGDLPARTPLEARVIGVRPCPGYRVERIVFQSRPRHHVTANLYLPDGPARVPGVLMPCGHSENGKADETYQRACILMARNGLAVLTYDPIGQGERKQLLDAGGNPAVREGSTTEHTRVGVGAILVGRQAASYRIWDGIRALDYLASRPEVDGTRLGCTGNSGGGTLTSYLMALDDRIAAAAPSCYITSLERLFTTIGPQDAEQNITGQVAAGMDHADYIALRAPKPTLLCTGTRDFFDIQGSWDTFREAKRLYTRLGFAERIDLMESDEPHGFTSPRRVAATRWLRRWLSGRDEAITESPATVLPDSELLCTSTGQVLSELHGVSAFDLNAERARELRPAREAFARDSTPADFRARVRELLGIGRSRPASGPVEEVGRQSGTGYLRRSLVFSPEPGLALGAVEWIPTGEAGKAPVVVLLGDRTDSEPTPGGPLERALKSGRRVVQAQLRGSDSGKATKAASGLDAVVGQDWKAAFLSLHLGRPLLGQRVVDLLGLLESLDGESGVRGRGFEVRADGPSGPVALHAAGLDESRRIVALEVRNSLVSWADVVDRAGGRRQLGNAVPGVLRYYDLPDLAARLSPLPLRIESPMDSVGNPVTQADLESSHAAAVRAYEKTGGLVLEAGKPREASDSPSAKAR is encoded by the coding sequence ATGATCACGCCGGCCGCCGCATCGCTCCTGGTACTGTCCCTCCTCGCCGATGACCACGTTGGCGGCAGGCAGGAAGTGCCCGCCCGGCCGGCGATGACGGCCACGGCGGCCCAGTTGGAGTCGCACCTCACTGCGCAGGCCGGTCTCCTGCTTCGAAGGCGTCGCGACGAGGTCGCGGCGGCGACGACGGTCGAACAGGTCGAGGCGCGTCGCGAACGCCTGCGGGCATTCTTCCTGGGTTCGCTGGGCGACCTGCCGGCGCGCACGCCGCTGGAGGCGCGGGTGATCGGTGTGCGGCCATGCCCCGGCTATCGAGTCGAGCGGATCGTGTTCCAGAGCCGGCCGCGGCATCACGTGACGGCGAACCTCTACCTCCCGGACGGGCCGGCTCGCGTCCCCGGCGTGCTGATGCCCTGCGGGCACTCCGAGAATGGCAAGGCCGACGAGACGTATCAGCGCGCCTGCATCCTGATGGCCCGCAACGGCCTGGCGGTCCTCACATACGATCCGATCGGCCAGGGCGAACGCAAGCAGCTCCTCGATGCGGGCGGCAATCCTGCGGTGCGCGAGGGGTCGACGACCGAGCACACGCGGGTGGGCGTTGGTGCCATCCTCGTCGGCAGACAGGCCGCCAGCTACCGCATCTGGGACGGCATCCGCGCGCTCGACTACCTGGCCTCGCGGCCGGAGGTCGACGGGACGAGGCTGGGCTGCACCGGCAACTCCGGGGGTGGGACCCTCACGTCTTACCTCATGGCGCTCGACGACCGGATCGCGGCCGCCGCCCCTTCCTGCTACATCACGTCGCTGGAGCGACTCTTCACCACGATCGGCCCCCAGGACGCCGAGCAGAACATCACGGGGCAGGTCGCGGCGGGGATGGATCACGCGGACTACATCGCCCTCCGCGCCCCGAAGCCCACGCTCCTCTGCACCGGCACGCGCGACTTCTTCGACATCCAGGGGAGCTGGGACACCTTCCGCGAGGCCAAGCGTCTCTATACACGCCTCGGGTTCGCCGAGCGCATCGACCTGATGGAGTCCGACGAGCCGCACGGTTTCACGTCGCCACGGCGTGTCGCCGCGACGCGATGGCTCCGCCGCTGGCTGTCCGGGCGGGACGAGGCGATCACGGAGTCGCCCGCCACGGTGCTCCCCGATTCCGAGCTGCTGTGCACCTCGACCGGCCAGGTTCTCAGCGAGCTGCATGGCGTGTCGGCGTTCGACCTGAACGCCGAGCGAGCCCGCGAGCTGCGGCCGGCACGGGAAGCCTTCGCCCGCGACTCGACCCCGGCCGACTTCCGCGCCCGCGTCCGGGAACTGCTCGGGATTGGCCGATCGCGCCCTGCCTCAGGCCCGGTCGAGGAAGTCGGTCGTCAGTCGGGCACCGGGTACCTTCGTCGCTCGCTCGTCTTCAGCCCCGAGCCGGGGCTCGCCCTCGGAGCCGTCGAGTGGATCCCCACCGGTGAAGCGGGCAAGGCCCCGGTGGTCGTCCTCCTGGGCGATCGGACGGACTCGGAGCCGACGCCCGGCGGCCCGCTGGAGCGGGCACTCAAGTCGGGTCGCCGGGTCGTCCAGGCTCAACTGCGAGGGTCGGATTCGGGGAAGGCCACGAAGGCGGCATCCGGGCTCGACGCCGTGGTCGGGCAGGATTGGAAGGCGGCCTTCCTTTCGCTGCACCTCGGCCGACCGCTGCTCGGCCAGCGTGTTGTGGACCTGCTGGGATTGCTCGAGAGCCTCGACGGCGAAAGCGGCGTGCGCGGACGCGGCTTCGAGGTGCGAGCCGACGGCCCATCCGGGCCGGTCGCCCTGCATGCGGCGGGCCTCGACGAGTCCCGTCGAATCGTGGCCCTCGAGGTGAGAAATAGCCTGGTTTCCTGGGCAGACGTCGTGGATCGAGCTGGGGGCCGTCGCCAGCTCGGGAACGCGGTCCCGGGAGTGCTGAGGTATTATGACCTCCCCGACCTCGCGGCGCGGCTCTCCCCCTTGCCGCTGAGGATCGAGTCCCCGATGGACTCGGTAGGGAACCCCGTCACGCAGGCCGATCTCGAGTCGTCCCACGCCGCCGCGGTCCGGGCGTACGAGAAGACGGGCGGACTGGTGCTCGAAGCGGGCAAGCCACGCGAGGCCTCGGATTCGCCCTCGGCGAAGGCCCGCTGA
- a CDS encoding alpha/beta hydrolase, which translates to MPLDPQARDFLDRLAAANLKPIESIPVSEARAQMDLSTHFLGPLPHVARAEDRHFEGPGGTIRVRLLRPSPRDGADSSAGRHPAPALVYFHGGGWVLGNLTSHEHICRAIANEAGAVVIAVDYRLAPEHRFPAAAEDALAATTWAITRAEEFGLDARRIAVGGDSAGGNLAAAACLMARDAGGPRPAFQVLVYPIADCGMDTGSYREFADGYFLTAAEMAWYWDQYVPDRGRRPDPLASPCRAQDLRGLPPALVITAGCDVLRDEGELYARRLQDSGVPTTLSRYEGTIHGFVRRFPFFDQGRAAIKEIGRAVRDAIGEGGPGPSTPSVL; encoded by the coding sequence ATGCCGCTCGATCCTCAGGCCAGGGACTTTCTCGACCGACTCGCCGCGGCGAACCTCAAGCCGATCGAGTCCATCCCGGTCTCGGAGGCCCGCGCCCAGATGGATCTCTCCACGCACTTCCTGGGGCCCTTGCCGCACGTCGCACGGGCGGAGGATCGGCATTTCGAGGGGCCGGGCGGGACGATCCGGGTCAGGCTGCTGAGGCCGTCTCCCCGAGACGGGGCGGATTCCTCCGCCGGCCGGCATCCGGCGCCGGCGCTCGTTTACTTTCACGGCGGAGGGTGGGTCCTCGGGAATTTGACATCCCACGAGCATATCTGCCGCGCGATCGCCAACGAGGCAGGGGCGGTGGTGATTGCGGTGGACTATCGGCTCGCTCCCGAGCATCGGTTCCCGGCGGCGGCGGAGGATGCCCTCGCCGCGACGACCTGGGCGATCACCCGGGCCGAGGAGTTCGGCCTCGATGCCCGGCGGATCGCCGTGGGCGGCGACAGCGCGGGGGGCAACCTGGCCGCGGCCGCCTGCCTGATGGCCCGCGACGCCGGAGGGCCCCGGCCCGCTTTCCAGGTCCTCGTGTACCCGATCGCCGACTGCGGCATGGACACGGGTTCCTACCGAGAATTCGCCGACGGCTATTTCCTGACGGCCGCGGAGATGGCCTGGTACTGGGACCAGTACGTGCCGGACCGGGGACGTCGCCCGGACCCGCTGGCCTCCCCCTGTCGAGCCCAGGACCTCCGCGGGCTGCCCCCCGCGCTCGTCATCACGGCGGGCTGCGACGTGCTGCGGGACGAGGGCGAGTTGTACGCCAGGCGCCTGCAAGACTCCGGCGTGCCGACGACACTGAGCCGTTACGAGGGGACGATCCACGGCTTCGTCCGCCGATTCCCGTTCTTCGACCAGGGCAGGGCGGCCATCAAGGAGATCGGCCGCGCGGTCCGCGACGCCATCGGCGAGGGAGGACCGGGGCCCTCGACCCCTTCAGTGTTGTGA
- a CDS encoding ATP-binding cassette domain-containing protein, producing the protein MPDATPSIAAASWAGVSKTYPDGRKALNDVHLNVHKGEILALLGTSGSGKTTLLKMLNALVLPSSGEVRVRGKATTEWSATELRRSIGFVIQEGGLMPHLTVHRNVSLAARIQGKPRAEREELAASRLRLVGLDPDRFGGRFPRELSGGQRQRVGVARALAASSDLILMDEPFGALDPVTRRDIQDEFRDLQRKLGTTVVIVTHDIREACRLGDRLALLHEGTLLQVGRAAEFLDHPATDYVRRFFLDAAAVDLAGEAS; encoded by the coding sequence ATGCCAGACGCCACACCGTCCATCGCCGCCGCGTCGTGGGCCGGGGTGTCGAAGACCTACCCGGATGGTCGGAAGGCCCTGAACGACGTCCATCTCAATGTGCACAAGGGAGAGATCCTGGCCTTGCTGGGGACCAGCGGGTCGGGGAAGACGACCCTCCTGAAGATGCTCAACGCCCTCGTCCTGCCGAGCTCCGGAGAGGTGCGGGTTCGCGGCAAGGCCACGACGGAATGGAGTGCCACCGAGTTGCGCCGGTCGATCGGCTTCGTCATCCAGGAAGGCGGATTGATGCCCCACCTGACCGTCCACCGGAACGTGTCGCTGGCGGCCCGGATCCAGGGGAAGCCCCGTGCGGAACGCGAGGAGCTGGCCGCTTCCAGGCTGCGGCTCGTCGGCCTGGATCCCGACCGGTTCGGAGGCCGATTCCCGAGGGAACTCAGCGGAGGCCAGCGTCAACGGGTGGGCGTGGCCCGGGCGCTGGCGGCGAGTTCGGACCTGATCCTCATGGATGAGCCCTTCGGCGCCCTGGACCCGGTCACCCGTCGCGACATCCAGGACGAATTCCGGGACCTCCAGCGGAAGCTCGGGACGACGGTCGTGATCGTCACTCACGACATCCGGGAGGCGTGCCGACTGGGCGACCGCCTCGCCCTGCTCCACGAGGGCACCCTCCTCCAGGTCGGGAGGGCGGCCGAATTCCTGGACCATCCCGCGACGGACTACGTGCGCCGGTTCTTCCTCGATGCGGCGGCGGTCGACCTCGCGGGCGAGGCATCGTGA